One part of the Rutidosis leptorrhynchoides isolate AG116_Rl617_1_P2 chromosome 1, CSIRO_AGI_Rlap_v1, whole genome shotgun sequence genome encodes these proteins:
- the LOC139841554 gene encoding uncharacterized protein, whose translation MKRNWKGDQEIEKLAMANCLMLVNQAGRSSDYDKIFHCKTCNKQFSSFQALGGHRTSHKKAKPTNELLVKSKMYECSICGLEFEIGQALGGHMRRHHDSQSDKTVVKETDDGPSGFCLDLNLTPFQNYTKIT comes from the coding sequence ATGAAGAGAAATTGGAAGGGTGATCAagagatagagaagttagcaatgGCCAACTGCTTAATGCTCGTCAATCAAGCTGGTAGATCGTCCGATTATGATAAGATCTTTCATTGTAAGACATGCAACAAACAGTTTTCGTCATTCCAAGCGCTTGGAGGCCACCGTACAAGCCACAAGAAGGCTAAACCGACCAATGAATTGCTCGTAAAATCTAAGATGTATGAATGTTCCATATGTGGATTGGAGTTTGAGATCGGACAAGCGTTGGGGGGTCATATGAGGAGGCACCATGATAGTCAGTCTGATAAGACTGTTGTCAAAGAGACAGATGATGGCCCTAGCGGTTTTTGTTTGGATTTGAATTTGACACCGTTTCAAAACTATACCAAGATAACATAG